One Rhodothermales bacterium genomic window, GCAGCGCGGCGACGTCACGCAGGCGGCGGCGCTCCTGGAGGGGTTGGCTCCCCGTGCCGTCGTGGCGGACACGGCCTACGACGCCGGCCACCTCGTACGCCGGATCGCGCTCTGCGGGGCGGAGGTGGTGATCCCGTCGAACCCGTCGCGGAGCCTCAAGCGGGGCTTCGACCGTACGCTCTACGCGGAGCGGAACCAGATCGAGCGGCACTTCGGCCGGCTCAAGCACTACCGGCGGATCGCGACGCGCTACGAGAAGACGGGGCGGAACTACCTCGCCTTCGTGCAGCTCGTCTCGACCCTCACCCTACTCCGTTGATTGTCCACACGACCTAGCGCCGCCAGGGGGCTTGTGGTATGTTCTGCCGTCCTCCGCCACCGTCCAACCAAGCGCTCCCAACCGTTCGCCCATGGGTAAGGTCACCATCCTCCGCGAGTTCTGGAGCTTCCTGCGCGTCCGCAAGAAGTACTGGCTCGCGCCCATCGTCGTGATCCTCGTGCTGCTGAGCCTGCTCATCGTGCTGACGCAGGGCTCGGCGCTCGCGCCGTTCATCTACTCGATCTTTTAGACTCGATGCTCCGCACGATCCGCGACGAGATCCGCAGCCTCGACACGAGCCCGAAGGCGCTGCGGCAGTTCGGGCTCGTCGTGGGCGGCGTGTTCGTCGGCATCGCCGCCATCATCGCGTGGCGGCACGACTGGGCGCTGGGCCCGTGGAGCATGGGGCTCCTGAGCGTGGGATCGGTGCTCGTCGTGCTGGGGCTCGGCGTGCCGCGCGTGTTGCGGCCGGCCTACCTCGTGTGGATGGGGCTCGCCGTCGTGCTCAGCTTCGTGATGACGCGGGTGATCCTCACGCTCGTCTTCGTCCTCGTAATGCTGCCGATTGCGCTCGTGCTGCGGCTCGTCGGGAAAGATCTGCTCGACCGGCGGCTCGACCCGGACGCGGCCTCGTATTGGAAACCGAAGACCTACGCCGACGACTCCGCGAAGCGGCTGGAGAAATACTATTGACCTGTAGAGACGCTCCGCCGGGGCGTCTCTACCGTCGATTCGACAGAGCGCCATTCCCGTACAGACGCAGCATGCTGCGTCTGTACCGTTGCCCCACCGACACGCCGTTTCCTGTGAACATCCTCGGCCTCTCCTGTTTTTACCATGACGCCGCGGCCTGCCTCGTGCAGGACGGGCGGATCGTGGCCGCGGCGCAGGAGGAGCGCTTCACGCGCGTCAAGCACGACGCCTCGTTCCCGACGCATGCCGTCGCGTACTGTCTCCGCGAAGGCGGCATCACCACGGCCGACCTCGACGCCGTCGCGTTCTACGACAAGCCGTTCCTGACCTTCGAGCGGCTTCTCGAGACGTACCTCGCGTTCGCGCCCCCCGGCCTCGCGTCGTTCATCAAGGCGATGCCGGTGTGGCTGAAGAAGAAGCTGTGGATCCCCGACCTCCTCGCGCGCGAACTCGACTACGAAGGGCCGCTCCTGTTCACCGAGCACCACGAGAGCCACGCCGCCAGCGCCTTCTTCCCGTCGCCTTTCGAGCGCGCCGCCGTCATCACGGCCGACGGCGTCGGCGAGTGGGCGACGACCTCGTACGGCGTCGGCGAGGGCAACCGCGTCCGGCTCCTCGCCGAGCTGCACTTCCCGCACTCGCTCGGGCTGCTCTACAGCGCGTTCACCTATTTCTGCGGCTTCCAGGTCAACTCGGGCGAGTACAAGCTGATGGGGCTCGCGCCCTACGGCGAGCCGCGCTACGCCGACACGATCCGCCGCGAGCTGATCGACCTCAAGCCGGACGGCTCGTTCCGGCTGAACCTCGACTACTTCACGTACCCCGTCGGGCTGCAGATGACGGGGCGGAAGTTCGCCGCGCTCTTCGACGGGCCGCGCCGGGAGCCGGAGGGGCCGCTGACGCAGCGCGAGATGGACCTCGCCCGGAGCGTGCAGGTCGTGACGGAGGAGGTGATGCTCGCGCTCGCGCGCCACGTCCACCGCGAGACGGGCGAGCCGAACCTCTGCCTCGCGGGCGGCGTCGCGCTCAACTGCGTGGCGAACGGGCGGCTCCTCCGTGAAGGGCCGTTCGAGAACGTCTGGATTCAGCCGGCGGCAGGCGACGCGGGCGGCGCGCTCGGCGCGGCCCTCGCCGCGTGGCACGAGTGGGCCGACGCGCCGCGCACGCCTGACCCTGGCGATGCGATGCAGGGCGGCTACCTCGGCCCGAGCTTTTCCTCCAGCGAGATCGCGTCGTTTCTCCAGCGCGAAGGGATTCCGCACGAGCGGCTCGACGACGCGGATGTGCTCGCCGACCGCACGGCGGATCTGCTCGCCGAGGGCAACGTCGTCGGCTGGTTCCAGGGGCGGATGGAGTTCGGGCCGCGCGCCCTCGGCCACCGCTCGATCCTCGCCGACCCGCGCGGGCGCGACGTGCAGCGCGTCGTAAACCTGAAGATCAAGTTCCGCGAGAGCTTCCGCCCCTTCGCCCCGAGCGTCCTCGCCGAGCGCGCCGCCGAGACCTTCGCCCTCGACAGTCCATCCCGCCCTGGCGGGACCGAAAGCCCGTACATGCTGCTCGTCGCGGATGTGCGCGGCGCGACGACCGGCGGCGAGGGCCTCGACCGCCGCCACCACACCGACTCGCCGATTCCCGCCGTGACCCACGTCGACGGCTCAGCCCGCGTGCAGACCGTGGACGACGCGCGCAACCCA contains:
- a CDS encoding transposase is translated as QRGDVTQAAALLEGLAPRAVVADTAYDAGHLVRRIALCGAEVVIPSNPSRSLKRGFDRTLYAERNQIERHFGRLKHYRRIATRYEKTGRNYLAFVQLVSTLTLLR
- a CDS encoding DUF5989 family protein, producing the protein MGKVTILREFWSFLRVRKKYWLAPIVVILVLLSLLIVLTQGSALAPFIYSIF
- a CDS encoding SxtJ family membrane protein, with protein sequence MLRTIRDEIRSLDTSPKALRQFGLVVGGVFVGIAAIIAWRHDWALGPWSMGLLSVGSVLVVLGLGVPRVLRPAYLVWMGLAVVLSFVMTRVILTLVFVLVMLPIALVLRLVGKDLLDRRLDPDAASYWKPKTYADDSAKRLEKYY
- a CDS encoding carbamoyltransferase, which produces MLRLYRCPTDTPFPVNILGLSCFYHDAAACLVQDGRIVAAAQEERFTRVKHDASFPTHAVAYCLREGGITTADLDAVAFYDKPFLTFERLLETYLAFAPPGLASFIKAMPVWLKKKLWIPDLLARELDYEGPLLFTEHHESHAASAFFPSPFERAAVITADGVGEWATTSYGVGEGNRVRLLAELHFPHSLGLLYSAFTYFCGFQVNSGEYKLMGLAPYGEPRYADTIRRELIDLKPDGSFRLNLDYFTYPVGLQMTGRKFAALFDGPRREPEGPLTQREMDLARSVQVVTEEVMLALARHVHRETGEPNLCLAGGVALNCVANGRLLREGPFENVWIQPAAGDAGGALGAALAAWHEWADAPRTPDPGDAMQGGYLGPSFSSSEIASFLQREGIPHERLDDADVLADRTADLLAEGNVVGWFQGRMEFGPRALGHRSILADPRGRDVQRVVNLKIKFRESFRPFAPSVLAERAAETFALDSPSRPGGTESPYMLLVADVRGATTGGEGLDRRHHTDSPIPAVTHVDGSARVQTVDDARNPDFARLLRAFEARTGCPVLVNTSFNVRGEPIVCTPEDAYRCFRRTHMDALVLGPFLVTKSMLPDAEADVLSAEQVAEVYGLD